DNA sequence from the Manihot esculenta cultivar AM560-2 chromosome 11, M.esculenta_v8, whole genome shotgun sequence genome:
TCTTTTGCTACTCTCTCATGCATgttatgttaattttttttaaggtcATTTTCTAATTATGATTTACCATGAACTTTAGAATCCttctttaaattttgaaaaaaaaaaaatccattactTTGTAcatgaattattatttttctttatttctaaGATAAAGAAACTAATTTACAAATGAAATGAATTGACATGATTTTGCAAGCTCCAAAACCCAACATCCGatgaaaagaattcaaatgctATAAGTAGAATACTCAATGTCAAAAGTTCTGAGACTAAGGATTTCTTGTTGGCTAAGCTTTGAAGTACCATTTTCAATGGCAGAGTAGGATGATTCAGCCAACAAGTACTCTGTCTCCTGGCTATTTTGGCTATAATCCCAACAACTTTCATGCAACTTTCTCAACCTTCCAAGCTCTTCAGCAACTTCTTTCATGGTTGGCCTTTTCATGCCACTACTTCTCAGGCATTTTTCTGCAACCTCTGCACAAACTCCAATTTCTTCCATTTCATTTTCACTAGCTACATCGAAACAAAGTATCCTATGCAGATTATGATCTTCCAGGGCTGACAgaaaatattgaattatattaCTCTTGTCCCCCAATTTCATACTCGAGTTTGGTTTCTCTCCTGTTAAAAGCTCCACAAGAACAACACCAAAACTATAAACATCACTCTTTTCTGTTAAGTTTCCTGTCATAAGGTACTCAGGATCTAGGTAGCCAAAAGTCCCTTGTATTTTGGTTGCCATGTCAGATTGACCTGGAGAAATCAGCACTGAAGCTCCGAAATCAGATACTTTTGCAGTGTAACTATCGTCTAAGAGTATGTTGGATGACTTCACATCTCCATGAATAATTGGAGGATCTGCTAAAGAATGCAAGTAGTCAAGTGCCAGTGCAGTCTCTGCAGCAATCCTCAGGCGGTTTTTCCAGTTTGCTAATATCTGAGACTTCTTCTGATGAATATGTTGGGAAAGGGTTCCATTTGAAATGAATTCGTAACCTAATAAAGGAACCTTGGTCTCCAAGCACAGGCCTAAGATCTTCACAACATTTTTATGGTTAACTTGTGAAACAATGCCGATTTCTTGTTGAAATTCCTGATTGAGTCTAGCTTTGTCCAAGTCTTTGGGCTTTTTTACAGCAACCTGAGTATTATCTGCTAAAACTCCTTTGTAAACGTACCCAAATCCTCCTTCTCCAAGGAGATTACTTGCATCAAAATGCTTGGTTGCCTTCACTAACTCTGCTTCGCTGAAGATTCTGACTCGTTGATGCTTCAATAACATGCCTCCATTCTCTAGAAAATTTCTCTCCTTTCTTCTCCTCTTGCAGATAATGATGATCAATAATGCAATAATCATTATCAACAAAATCCCTCCAACAACTGTAGTGAACACAAGAATTATAACCTATTAATTAACTTAGCATATAGAAGTTTGAGTTTGATTTCTAAGAAATTCTTACATATACCTGGGTGCACATATATTCGTCCAATAAAtgacttaaaatcattatatAGCAGATCCcacatttaatcacattttATTAGTCGACGCGGGATACAATTAAGAAATCTTCAGGCTTTTTACCGTTTcaagttagaaaaaaaaaaaaaaaaaaatctcaaatctTGGTTGGAAAGTTCTTTTTCCGAAACCAGCTACGGTGAGCGTACCACACTCACAGTGcgataaaaaagaataaattaaaaaaaaataagtacaTTACtgcagtaaaaaaaataaattaaaaaaaacaagtCATTACTGCACTTTTGAAGTGCAGTAATGTGTTATCACACGTTTGAAGTGCGATAtcgcattttaaattttaatttttatttaattaatattatattatattttattaatttaatttatttaattatttattaaatttatataaatataattagaaaaattatattaatataatttattttaaattattagtaatgtaatattatatttatcaatttatttattatattttattaatttaatttatttaattatttattaaatttatataaatataattataaaaattatattaatattaatataatttattttaaattattagtaatttaatattatatttatcaagttatttattaattatataatttaattaattatatattaaatttatataaatataattataaaaattatattaatattattataaatattaattattttaatttatttataataaaatattatatctttcatatttattattctattttattatttttattataattaatttataaatatttaattcttgaAACACTAATaggttttagaattttttttttaaactttgaaataataaaaagtctgaaatttctttttaggtgtcagtataattttttagattttttacaataataaaaataataaaataaaataaaaaatataaaaaatataatgttatattataaataaattaaaataactaatatttacaataatattaatataattttataattatatttatataaatttaatatataattaattaaattatataattaataaaataaatataataaatataatattatattataaataattaatattaatataatttttataattatatttatataaatttaatatataattaaattaataaaatataatataatattaattaaataaaaattaaaatttaaaatatggaaTACCGAACTTCAAATACAGAAATTGCagtaatacaattttttttaatttattcttttctACCACACTCTAAGAGTGCACTTTTAAAACGcaataaaatcaattttgacTCTGGTTTCgaataaaacatttttaaattaaggtttgagattttttttttttttaatttgaaaaaataaaaagttcgaAATCTCCTTAATTTCTAATACCATATAAGAGcctaacctttttttttttttttctttggggATCTCTTACAACCTGTAAGCCTCTCTAATCttagcatctacccttagtctTAAGGTTGGTCTTGAGTTTCTAATACAGACATACAAGAACGCGAAGGACAAAGTACCTGCGGCAATAGTAGTGATGCGAAATCCTTGACAACCAACTTTTCCATCGCCACGCATCCCAAGAGGGCAGCGGCAACTATAACCCCCGAAAGTGTTCTTGCAAGTGCCATCGCACTTGTACTTGTCTGGCTCTTCGCACTCATCAATGTCTGTTGTTATGTAAGAAGGAATTAGAACAGCAATAACCAGAAAAGGAGAACAAATCACAGGGTCGTCGATTAGTTACCTTGACATCCTTGTGGGAGATAGGGATTTCCTCTGAACCCATCTTTGCACACACAACGATATCCTTGGCCATTATCAGAGTACAAGCAATTAGAATTATCTCCACAGGCATATGTGTTTGTGTCTGAAGCTGCTTCACATGTTTCTTCTCTTACAACCCATTCAATCACAACTTCTGAATCTATAATTCTTCTAGTTGCAGGCGAAAGTGGATTATAAGAAAGCTGCAGATCAGAAACATTATAAGTTCTTTCATCTGCTATAAACGCAAATTCACAAGGATTGAACGGCCAAATTCTGCTGTGATTATTTGGACTTGCAAGACTAATATTTAGTGTCTTGAGACTCATGGGTATTGACGTCTGACAGCACCCGAAACCTGAGCAGGAACCCTGTAGAGTCATGTTCCCATCGCATAGAGATATACAGCCACTGCCAAAAGTCTCTGCTGCATCTTTTATCAGGGCTAAGGTATCACACCCAACAACAGTGAGCTTGTTACGAGAAGCTGAGAACCTGAACGGGCCTGTTCCCAAACTGATGGACTGCCTGAAGCCTCTGATCGGCCCTGTATTGTCATAGCACCTGTATGCAGCGTCAATTCTGACAGAGATTGTGCCTTCCTCCACTGAGATATTGTGAATTGGCATGTTGCTGCCTAAGAATAGACGAGGAGGATTGGAACTAGAATCGCAATTGAAGATGAAATAAGAGCTGTCTAAAGCACATCTGGGGTCACTGATCCCAGGGTCACTGATCCCAGATGTAAAGTTGATTCCAAATGGGTATGGGACGTGAACGTTGCCACATGTGTCAGGACAACCAGAGACTACATCTGGTGAATCTGCAGCTGTTATTGGAGATGTTAATGACAAAAACACAAGGCAGAAGAAAGCCAACATCTGGTTGATTTTCCTCTTGGGTTCTTGTTTGGATTTAGCAGGTTTCAATGATTTCAATAATCCAATCCCAAAGattttatatacatataaataggAAGGAATTTGATAAGGAAATTCAGGTCCAAACAGCGGTAGACTTCTCCATCGTTTCAATGACTAAGTAATTTTTGCCAGCTTTTCTTTCaagaaattgaaaataatagaaatttttgTACAAATTAATGTTGATGTGTAACATGTATCAATTTCTTGGGGGCAGCGCAGCGCAGAGCAATCGACCCCGTCAAGCAGCCCTGttcccaattttttttttttttttaaaaggttaGTTACAATTTAATCCATAAATATTTGGCATTATTTATAAATTGGTCCTATATTTTCAAAACATATTAAATATCGCTAAGTTTATATTTCATTAGATACTTTTACACCTCCGttaatttaactattaataCTTATTAAAGACCATTGAAAATCTATATATTTgtaaagttttaatattttaaaatatttagattttgagtttggttatatttaaaaacagattaatttatttgagttttaaTATCTATCATATGCGAAAATTTGagaataataagagaaaaatagtGTTTGGACTCcatattctaaaattaaaaaaagttatgAATATAACTAAGTtcaaaagagaataaaaaatataatcataCTTGAACTCTAATTCTCATACGTAATGTGTTATGACCTATGTTATAGGGGATAACGTATTTGACAAGAAGAACCTAAACCCTAAATCAgagtttaatttcaaattttatatgcGATCAGAAAATCCTCGTCTGTCATGACATATCAAACTCGACTCTTTTGGGGAAaacttttttctcttattttagtTACTAGTATTTAGGTGGAACTAGAATTTTTAGTATTATATAAAGATGATCTTTTGATGTATAACATCATCTTTTATTCTGAATTAATTTGAGTAGGTTAAAAAACTCTTCTTTTTTATTGTGTAGATTAACTTTAATGAATCGAGTATCTCGCATTTATTAGTTATAATCAAGTTCTGAACATCTCGTGTTTGTTAATTATAATCAGGTTTCGAGCATCTCGCTTTTATTAGTTATAATCAGTatcttttaattcttaatttagtaattggattaaattataGGTGTTTCCTACGATTGTCTAAGAGTTAGTGCTAATAACGAGAGTTTTTTAGCTAGtttaaaaactgaaaaataattagatatttaaaacgtaattaatatttataacttaTTTATCGATAAATAATTTAGAATTATCTTTATATATGTGATCAACCAATAAATCTGAATTTAATATTAATCCTTTGACTCAATTCTTCTCatattaattttctctttaaattaatttaatttatttttctattaaattaatttttattttttttcatttaaaattttttatatatttttattattatttttatctattcaataaaattattttccttttagTCTCCATGAATTGGTCATATTCACTACTAtaccaatttattttattttgaaaaagtaaaattttatttttataggacTCATCAACTCACCACCTAATAAAGTCAATACttctagaaatattttaatatattttttaaaataaatggataAAAGTACTAAagtaaaaattagaaattaattagtgatttatttgaaatttgaatggcAAAAACTTCTtaaatataattagaaaatagCTTGAGAACTAAAATCATAAATCACATACATTTTTTTCAAAAGATGGCCAAGTCATTTGGCAGTGAATAAAATTTCTAATGCTCCATCTTTAGCAActcctattttttttttttttttttgctcgtAAGATTGATgagatataatataaaatagcaGACCGTTGATGGTTGTCCATATTTCACTTTCAAGGTTCAAATCAGCCGAAGAAATGCTTATTATTCGTTTAATTCTGAATTAATAttgtgaataaattaattaatattttgttgTCCCAATTAGAAtccatttaaaattgaataagaCAATTGCTATTAGGATAATAGTTTATTGATGTGCATAAAAAGTAATGGCTTCGTCTTAATAGATGGGTGATCTGTCTGAATTTGTTGCTTGTTGATGGGCTTACGAAGCTCAAAATCATgtgtataataaaaaaaaaaattatattcacaactttcataattaaaaatcaaatcatttaaaattatattgctTCACGTTTTTTAGATGGAAATTAGAGATTGGAGGGtaaaatctgaaacctctcagatttGCTCAGATGCGCTTACCACCAGATTAAGCCTATGAGTGCGATTGGGGATTGAGGGAGTAGACCATGATTTtccatttattatataataatataattaatttttacaattatattGATGCTACATAAGAATCGCTCAAAATAAATCATGAGTTGTCACCACAAAACAGAGTCACGTGGCAAGAATCTGATAAATTGGTATTCGATCCCACCTGAAAAAAGGAAGATCCAAATTTTAGTTACACCGACTTTTCATAAATAATCACCCTCCTCTGAAGAGATCGAGTATCCGCATAAAGTTATCATTAATAGACACAATCTAGCATATTCCCGTTATGTCTGTAATCGCGACATCTCCGACCGATTAGCTGGAGAAATTCCTTATAAAAAAGCCGGCCACATCATCGTCAGATTttcagaaaatactatattgACTCCAtcttttacagtataaaaatggAAAATTACATAGACAAATATACACAATTCTCTTATACAACTACTCTCAAGTTTTACAATCACCCTATTCTCtagtttactaacttgagcgttAGAGTGACTGCCATAAACACCAACCATCTCATGTTCTTTTTCTTGCAGGTTTAGCCAATCACAATACAGCTCTTCTTTCGGTCGCACCATTTGGCTCCATTTTTCTACATCCATTGAATCATTTCTGTTCATGAGGATTAAAATCGATATCTTATTCCTTTTCTCTgaaaaagaaatctctctcttttctctctcaaaATGACTGGAAATTCTCAAGCTGCTATTaaggttgctaccaatgagggcgctatcatttcttccacccTTGGCAGTGGAAAAAATACGCGCTCAATGGTCAATGAAGTAGATCTTAACAATCTGAACAGCAAGCAAATGATCCAGTAAATACAAAAGTTGCATGCTACACTGGAGCAGTACAAGACTTGGGGGAGGTGTCAGTCACAGCTCCCAGGGAAGGGAGGAAGCCTTTGTTGACACCCCAAGGACTTAGATAGAGATGATCAAGAGACAGTGGCTCGAGGGAGAGATGTTCGTCAAGGGTAAAGACTCATTCAAGAAGGAAACTGCTTCACCAGCTCCTTCTTGACTGAGTCTTGGCCCTCGACGAACATTTCTCCTTCCCGAACCACCATCTCTTGAAACTTGGCCTCTAGTTCAGCAATTCTATTGGAGGCAGCATGATTTTTCTCAACCTGAGATTGCAACTTTTGGATTTGGCGCTAAGTATGGCCACTTGATCCTTAACACTCTTAGCTCGATTCTCAAGGGCAAGTTTGGAAGCATTAGCCACACCCAGGTCTGCCTAGAGTTTATCTATTGACTCCAAAGTCTCTTTCATCATGCCTTTCACTTCGTCAACCCGAGTCTTCAGCCATGAGTAATCCTCTGCCAGGAGTCTTCTGTTCATTTCTTGAGCACCTAACTCCTGCCTCAGGACCTTATTATGCTCTTTGGCCATATAGGCACAAAGTGCACTCTCTAGGACAGAATGCATGACGTTGTTAAAAAGCTCATCCGTCTTAACCTCATTTAGGCGATGACGGCTCCCAAGCCTCAGAGCATTATTAGTTAACAGGACGGCCAGACTGGATTCTTCAAGGAGAGAGGGCGATCCGGTTAGCACCAGCACTAGGCATTGGATGCTAGAAGGCCATAAGGAATTAACCCCTACATTTGTAGGAATGGGCTCAATAGAAGTGGAGACTGTAGTAGAAGGCTTGAAAACTGGGACAAAAATAGAGGCACCTATTATAGAAGACTTAAGGCTACAAAGGAGCCGACTCTTCTATTAAAGGCAGgataggaggaggaggaagaatgaTTACTTCTTCTGCTCGACGAGCACACTTAGGAGGGGGATCGGTTGCCTCAGCAATAGCTTTGCCATTGAGAGTAGCACGAGACACCTTAGCAAATTTGTTCTTCTTTCCAGCCATATCTGCATAGAACAAAAGTGAGTAAGTAAAGTAGTATGAGGTACAAGAGAAGACAGAAAGAAAAATACCCTACTCGTTTGCTATACAAGTGCTTTCCCTAAAACAGGGAAGGCTAGGCGGGTGAGAAACTCGAGCTTGTTT
Encoded proteins:
- the LOC110625850 gene encoding wall-associated receptor kinase 2, producing MLAFFCLVFLSLTSPITAADSPDVVSGCPDTCGNVHVPYPFGINFTSGISDPGISDPRCALDSSYFIFNCDSSSNPPRLFLGSNMPIHNISVEEGTISVRIDAAYRCYDNTGPIRGFRQSISLGTGPFRFSASRNKLTVVGCDTLALIKDAAETFGSGCISLCDGNMTLQGSCSGFGCCQTSIPMSLKTLNISLASPNNHSRIWPFNPCEFAFIADERTYNVSDLQLSYNPLSPATRRIIDSEVVIEWVVREETCEAASDTNTYACGDNSNCLYSDNGQGYRCVCKDGFRGNPYLPQGCQDIDECEEPDKYKCDGTCKNTFGGYSCRCPLGMRGDGKVGCQGFRITTIAAVVGGILLIMIIALLIIIICKRRRKERNFLENGGMLLKHQRVRIFSEAELVKATKHFDASNLLGEGGFGYVYKGVLADNTQVAVKKPKDLDKARLNQEFQQEIGIVSQVNHKNVVKILGLCLETKVPLLGYEFISNGTLSQHIHQKKSQILANWKNRLRIAAETALALDYLHSLADPPIIHGDVKSSNILLDDSYTAKVSDFGASVLISPGQSDMATKIQGTFGYLDPEYLMTGNLTEKSDVYSFGVVLVELLTGEKPNSSMKLGDKSNIIQYFLSALEDHNLHRILCFDVASENEMEEIGVCAEVAEKCLRSSGMKRPTMKEVAEELGRLRKLHESCWDYSQNSQETEYLLAESSYSAIENGTSKLSQQEILSLRTFDIEYSTYSI